The window CACCTTGCAGTCGAAACTacaaaagtagaagtactgaatGATTGTCAGAAGTTGAAGCACACATACAACATGACTGATATTGCAGCTGAGGGATGCATAACCCATTTTAAACTAAGTATTGTGTGGTTTggaatggaaattacatttttatttgcttttttgtgtTTAGTATGTAAAATATATGAAAAGAAACTAGTAGAGTAACAGTAGAattttttcctctctcagtataaagtagcatcatgtaaaaatactcaaataaagtacaaacACCTCAGAATTGTATGTAAATTCTCCACAGTATGTTAAATTGTGTATTTCTTCCCTATAAAACTGAGGTGGATGTAAACTCAACCCTCCGCGCGGTGTCGCTGTTTGGGGGACGCTGATTGGATAAAACAGCGACGTCacttccttctttctcttcGACCACCGCCATAGTGGGGAAAGGACTGTGGACAAAATGGTAAATACAAAATCTTTAAACATCCATGTGTGTAGCCCCTGTAAACCAGCTCCGACACATTGAGTGTTTAATAAATATGTTTGCTGTGCCTCACAAATGtgaatgttgtgtaaaaagagGGAATATGAGCGGATTATATCTGCTAACCGATGCTAGCCGGTATCTACTCTGTGGTGCTGCGCATGTTAGCGTCAACTTCCTACAtggatgctaacagctagctcaTTCACTTTAACTGTGTAAAAGCTTAACTCATACTCGTTAGATggtgcagacactgtgtttgGATATAAATGTCTGTTGACGGGGTGTTAATGgtgctttttgttgtttccaGTCGTCCCACAAGACTTTCAGGATCAAGCGCTTCCTCGCcaagaagcagaagcagaacaGGCCCATTCCTCAGTGGATCAGAATGAAGACTGGCAACAAGATCAGGTCTGTTTAGAGTGTCTGGATTTAATGTACTGTGCATTATTAAAGGATGAGGCAGATGTGTACAGAAAGCATGTTGTCTACACATGTGGCGTTGGATAGAAAGTCAGGACTGAGACTTTGCAACGTGCTTCTGTTGACACACAGATGCTAGCTTGTCTTAGTTGGCATCAGGCAGCGTTTCAGTGTCGATTTAAAGTTAAAAGATTGTTCAACCTCTTTTCAACTAGTTTAAAGTTTGTTGCAGCATCAAAAAGTTAAACTCTCcctttgatttattattaattagtaAGACAGACCATATTGATTAGTGTGATGGTATTTCTCTGAAGTCCAAACGCTGTATGCTGCCAACCAAAAGCTTCCAGGACACTTTAATGGACGCAGTGTTTTATGTTACTGTTCAATAAAACATTGTGCTTACTGCTTTTAAAGTGCATGTGCTCGTACACTACTCTAATGAGTTTGGGATATCATaatgtttcccttttttgtgAAATCAACTATAACTCAATTATTTTTCACTTGTATAGCATAAACATGCACCCATATTCCTGGCGTGTTCTGAGTAGTGAACGTGCAGCGTCCCAGCTTTAATTACTGGATACAGGACTTGGGGAGTTTAAGTGCACAAGCTAAAGCGCTTAAAAGGTGCACCACAAAATAGAAGTTTACATAGCCGCTGAGGTTCAGTAGATAGACCAGCCTTCCATCCACTACAAGGCTGGTAGATGTAAATAAGACCCAGCAGTTGATATTGCAGGGTGTTGAAcaaagatgctttttttttcatcctttaCAATTAAGAGCTTTTTATTTTGGAGCctaaaaagaaaagcacatcCCAAATTTCTTAATGTGGAACTTAAATCGACATCAGATACTGTTAAAACGTTCAGTGttgaatagatttttttcacTGAACAGAGAAGACATACTGGTCTAAATCAAATAATAAGTACGTGGCTCACAGACACAACTGCACAAGATCGTTGTACATCAGCAGAGCAGTAACCATTTATTTGCAACCAGTTTTCGTTAAGGGTGCACAAATTGGcgtaaaataaatgtactgcAATATTTCAACCAATTTTAAAAGCTCCAGTAAGTTTTTATGTCCACACAGGTGCAAGTCTAAACTAAAACTAGTGTTGCTAATGAAACAGTCCTGCAATAAATCCTGTAAAACTTAACTTGCTGTTGGGCAGATGTAACGCACTGGCAGTTTTTGCCGGCTTAATTTGAATAAGCAAATAAAATGTCCTGAAAGGTGTAGACGATGGTTAAATCTTTGACTCAGAGTTTAATGTCTGTTTGTAATGGTTTTTAAATTGCACTTCAGCCGTGCGTTTCATGTCGAGCTGTCTATCATTAAGTGCAGGGTTGCATGACTGGCTGACTAATGCAGAGCAGAAGCAGGAACTCCATGTCATGTAAAGCAGGTCTGCAATTGCAGCACTCCATTGCAGTAGAGTGCTGTCATTAACCCTGCTGAGAGCATCTTTCTGCTGCAGAGCTCCTTCTCCTGCTCACGTTGCTGGTGACGAGGAGGCTCTGTAGCTGAACATTGCACTGTTTGTCCAAAATGCTGATCTGCCACTTTGTTTTCCTGGAGGATTTCCCTGGTGGTGGTCATTTCTGAAATAACCATGACCTGAAGCAATTCCCATAACTGTCAATGATTTAGAGCCAGTGGAAAAAGTATTATGGCTGGAATTGTTTTGCCAGAGAGATTTATTCGGTTtccaaacatttttacattcacCAGAGTCTAATTATTGCAGTGACTTTAGTGATAGGTCAGTTTGTGGCTTTCGAAAATCAGAGCATTATCATGAGAATTTCCATTTTTCCAAC of the Sparus aurata chromosome 18, fSpaAur1.1, whole genome shotgun sequence genome contains:
- the rpl39 gene encoding large ribosomal subunit protein eL39 — translated: MSSHKTFRIKRFLAKKQKQNRPIPQWIRMKTGNKIRYNSKRRHWRRTKLGL